Proteins from one Elgaria multicarinata webbii isolate HBS135686 ecotype San Diego chromosome 3, rElgMul1.1.pri, whole genome shotgun sequence genomic window:
- the LOC134395471 gene encoding zinc finger protein 660-like, with protein MAAEEYLQEPAIFEEVSVSLIEEKEFTLDPYLFALNGNNIQQYCTMLSWLELQNPKPEMFLESEQGFTMPLSLVQIAEEFEVLPCSNPDDEVTQTEQFEPPWQESTLPLVRLQYDFVLESEGGVLQRKPSSGLTHLQARNYESVSQGGSLRMSPGLPKGHPDEEGLMGDLDAVVPQEESSRQPMSMFFTVVEHTEGIVPQGPEQSSTQDVSQFIPLPGSNSRKDGRCCDRGIGETVTTQVHTGVKSYPNCNVGERFPKPLRIHKEVPSLCPNCGRKLSLNLNSFTHQLPPSQEKPSQCPDCGHRFSCSASIVSGHPIDPVDEWEGLFRQLSLGPLPSQTGSQVEKPFKCPDCGKGFSHRSSIPRHQRLHRKENSSPNFGQDRHSGPGLSHLPHLKTKPIQLPNGGISVGSSAQKPSHLPDQNSSNPHGIGEQVPCLASEPGKDQAPAEKPFLCSLCGKRFVVKATMIRHQMLHSEDRPFKCLSCDKSYIQKSHLKRHEQQKHAMSQEAGSHF; from the exons ATGGCTGCTGAAGAGTACCTTCAG GAGCCAGCGATTTTTGAAGAGGTGTCCGTGAGTCTCATCGAGGAAAAGGAGTTCACGTTGGACCCTTACCTGTTCGCCCTCAATGGGAATAACATCCAGCAGTATTGCACCATGCTGTCCTGGTTAG AATTGCAGAATCCCAAGCCTGAAATGTTCTTGGAGTCAGAACAAGGCTTCACGATGCCACTCTCGCTGGTCCAAATTGCTGAGGAATTTGAGGTTTTGCCATGCTCGAACCCAG ATGATGAGGTAACGCAAACGGAACAGTTTGAGCCCCCATGGCAGGAAAGCACTCTGCCACTGGTACGGCTGCAGTATGATTTCGTGTTAGAATCGGAAGGAGGCGTCCTCCAGAGAAAACCCTCCAGCGGCTTGACCCATCTGCAGGCAAGGAACTACGAGTCTGTTTCCCAGGGGGGAAGCCTCCGTATGTCTCCTGGGCTACCCAAAGGCCATCCAGACGaggaagggctgatgggagatttaGATGCAGTGGTTCCGCAGGAAGAAAGCTCTCGGCAGCCAATGTCGATGTTCTTTACTGTGGTGGAACACACGGAAGGGATCGTTCCCCAGGGACCTGAGCAGAGCAGTACCCAGGACGTCAGCCAATTCATCCCGCTGCCAGGAAGCAATTCAAGAAAGGACGGGCGTTGCTGTGATCGTGGTATTGGGGAAACCGTGACCACGCAGGTCCACACCGGTGTGAAAAGTTACCCCAACTGCAACGTTGGGGAACGTTTTCCCAAGCCGTTGCGGATTCATAAGGAAGTTCCCTCTTTGTGTCCCAACTGCGGAAGGAAACTTAGTCTGAACCTAAACTCCTTTACCCATcagctgcccccctcccaagAGAAGCCCTCCCAATGTCCCGACTGTGGCCACCGCTTTAGTTGCAGCGCAAGCATTGTTTCTGGACACCCAATTGACCCCGTGGATGAGTGGGAGGGACTCTTCAGGCAGCTTAGCCTGGGGCCCCTTCCCAGCCAGACAGGCAGCCAGGTCGAGAAACCCTTCAAATGCCCTGATTGTGGGAAAGGCTTCAGCCACCGATCAAGCATCCCCAGGCACCAAAGGCTCCACAGGAAAGAAAACTCCTCTCCGAATTTTGGCCAAGACCGACATTCCGGTCCAGGCCTGAGCCACCTTCCCCACCTGAAGACCAAACCCATTCAACTCCCCAATGGTGGGATCTCAGTCGGCAGCAGTGCCCAAAAGCCGAGCCACCTCCCCGACCAGAATTCTTCAAACCCGCATGGCATCGGTGAGCAAGTCCCCTGCCTGGCTTCAGAGCCTGGTAAGGATCAGGCCCCTGCGGAGAAGCCCTTTCTCTGCTCCCTCTGTGGGAAGCGGTTCGTAGTGAAGGCGACCATGATCAGACACCAGATGCTGCACTCGGAGGATCGGCCCTTCAAGTGTCTCTCCTGTGACAAAAGCTACATTCAGAAGAGCCACTTGAAGAGGCATGAGCAGCAGAAGCATGCCATGAGTCAGGAAGCAGGGAGCCACTTTTGA